Below is a genomic region from Lonsdalea populi.
CTTCTCAGTCAGGAGCATGGTGAATGACAAAACGTCTATGGAATCAAACAAGACGACGAGCAATTCGGCCACGAAAGCCGAGTCGCGTGAAGAAGAACTCGTCCTTGAGGTCTGGGATGCGTGTGCCGAAAACACCACGATGAGCCAAATGGAAATCTCGTTACCGCGCGGAAATTAAACCACCTCGGTAGCCGGTCAGCAACCCGATACCCGGCGATTCGAAACCGCCTGACTGTATATGGTTATCGCGGATCGCCAATCAGATTTTTAATACTTCGATACCATAATCTGCAGGGTCCACAATGCCTTCAAGCTTGCCTGGCTGCGCCAAATCACTCCCGGAGACAACACTATGAATATTGCTTTCCAGGAAGCGGATATTTTTGACAATATTGACTTTGACAGGTTCGCCTCGACCATTGACGTCCATGATCCAGGCGAGAAATCCCCCGTTAAATTTCGCCAACGTGCCAATAGGATGGGGGCCATAGATACGAATGTATTCTATCAAAATGGCCTTATCATAGGCTTCCCCGCATTCATTGACATGACGATAAGCGACCAACGGGTTGCGGGCAGGGCTGCCGTTGCGTCGATGTATCGCTTTTCGCCCCTTTTTAGATCTTAGTCCGCTATGACCTGTATTAGGTCAATATAATTGGAACCTTTTCTAGCTTATTTCGGTAATCATCTACTGCCTAAGTTGTTGATATTTTAAATCTCCAACATTATTTAGATAAAATAATTTAGCTATCGACCTTATCAACTACTTGGTTATATTGACTTAAAAATTCAATAAGAATGTTGATGTTATCCACCCCCCACTGATTCGATATTGCGATCTCTTCTCCTGAAGCAAGTTCAATCAGGTCTTCGTCACGCATATGATAACGATTGAGTTTATTGTCAGAGATTACTGATGCTAACTCTATAACTTTATTATTTAATCGGCGATCCAACGCACACCTGACGGAGTCAATATCTTCGAATGAATTATCCTTGATCCAGTCAGAAATTAGCGTTAAAGCCAAATTCTTTTATTATAGACTTGCCCATTGTAGTTATACATAGAGTAATCTTTGGATTTCGACCTGCTGATTTTTTGTTCAATTTGTTTTTCACGAAACTTAACCTGATAATCAGCCAGTTCCGGGACAGGAATGATCTGGTCTATATCAATGAAAATATTTTCAGCAAAAAAGTAACCTGTCATTCTTACACAGGTGATATCAATCCCTTTGCTGATTAGCCAAAGAATGGACGACGTGATTTCTTTATTATAATCCCCAGAAGCAAGTATTATTCTTACATCATTACCAAACTCATCGATATTCGACTCATCCAAACCGGTGAAATTCAGAATCTCAGCTTTCGCATTGCGCTCGATTCCTTGCTTCTGGAGATAGCTTTCATAATATCCGCATGCTTTCTCAAACGTCATGGTCGAGACCATCCCTGCATAACGAAGGGCCTGAAGCTCCATATGAGAGCCGGTCTCATCACGTTTTAACTCAATGACGACAAGATTTGCGTTCTTATCTATCGCCAACAAATCAATTCGACGTCGGCTATCTTCCCAATCGGAAAACTCTTCAGAAATAATCAGACAATCCGGTGCAATAGAGGCAATATTACTTTTGATCGCCTGCTGTAAATCATACCGTTCAGTAATACCCGCAGACTGAAAATTGGTTTTCCTCACTGCGCTCAGTGACTTATTTTTAATATGAAAAAGCGACATATCTTTATTATCCATAAATGATTTTCATCTATTATATCAATAATCAGGTGTTGGACAGTTCACTGCTGAAATCAAATGGGATGAGTTTGACATCCCTGAACATATTTTCGTAATGATAAGATTGTTTTGTGGAAATCTCGAATAAGTTCTGTTGGAATCATATTAAGCTCGCGGAACTCGACGTGTCTATTGGCCGAGGGCGCACAGCATCGTGCGCATCTTGGCTTCAATTTCAAGCCATTCAGCGGTTGGGTCGGAGTCAGAGACGATACCAGCACCGGCGTAAAGCTGAATGTTTTGCTGCTGGCTGGTGCCGCAGCGGATAGTTACCGCCCACTCGCCATTTCCCTCGTCGTCGCTCCAACCTACGATACCGCCGAAAACGCCGCGCTCAAAAGGTTCCAGTTCGCGAATCAGGCGGAAGGCTTTTTCCATTGGTACACCGCACAACGCAGGAGTCGGATGTAAGAGACAGGCCAGGGATAGCGACTGACTATTACCGGTTTTCAACTGCCCCTCTATTGGGCTGGCCAAATGCCAAAGGTTGGGCGTCCGCAAGAGTTCGGGTTGCTGTGGGATGTTGAGGGAAGAACAATACCCCGCCAGCATGTGGCGAATTTCATCTATAACCAATTGATGTTCTTTACGATCCTTACGAGATGCCAGCAGCCGATCGCGGTTATCACCATCTTCCTGTTCATCAGTGCCACGCCTGGAAGTACCGGCAAGTGGCGTCGTCCAGATTGTGCGCCCTTCCTGCCGCAGCAGCAGTTCAGGGCTGGCACCAAACAAACAGCGGTTTGACGCCAGAGGGAGATGAAAGTAGTAACCGTCCGGATTTTGCTCGGCAAGCGTTGCCAGCAGGGCGATGGTATTCAGCGGCTCCTCAACCTGTAATAACTGCATGCGCGATAAAACGATTTTTTGCAATTCCCCCTGACGAATGGCGTGTACCGCACTTTTGACCATCGCGAGGAAGTCCTCTCGTTCCGGATGAGGTTGTCGAGCGACGACGCGCAGCCGCATTTGCGGCGCTGCACTCAGTTTTTGTTTGAATTTTTCACGTGACAAAAAATGGTTGGCTTGAGGAATATACAAAGATGACGGCTGACTTACATCGAAGGGGATAGCACCCACCACGATTGGATGAGTAATGCCGGCATAGCGCGCGTGTTCAAATGCCTGCGCCACATCCTGGCACAGCGCAACCGGATCGGAGGCGGGCCTGGGTAACGTTTTGAAAATACCTTCGGCATAAAGGCTGCAAAATGTGGATGAAAACAAGAAACTGCCGTGATGAAAGGGGATTCCCATACTCTCTTCCTTTTATCCTAAAACACTGAAATAAGTTGGTGACTATCTCGGCGTATCCATTCATTCTTTTGCAGTACAGATAAGATTTTTATGTTGATTAAATCGTTAATAATTTAATTCTTCTCCCAGCGACGGCATTCATCCAGCATGCTTTCTACGCGTTCCGGCGCTGGAATGCCAGCTTCGTCGGCCTTATCTTCATGTAAGCAAGGCGATAAACCACCATTGTTCATATGAGGGCGGTATGTGTTGCAATAACCATTTATCCACTGGTTTATCTCGCGTACCGCATGGATAAATCACCATATCCCGCCTTTGGGAAGCCATTCACTTTTGAATGCTACGAAAACGCTTTCTATCGGCGAGTTATCCAGGCAAGTCCCCCGGCGACTCATACTTTGCATTAGCCCACAACGCCAAAGTAACTTTCTGTATTTATTGATTTTGTATTGAACCCTTTGACTCTGAATGAAACAGCAGACGACCATCATGTGGTCGTGTTTCCAGAGCATGACACAAAGCCCTGCACACCCAATCAGCATCAGCAGTTAATGAGAGGGATGAACCGATAATCCGACGTGAATATAAATCGACGACAAGCGCGAGATAGCACCATTTATCCTGCAGGCGGATAAAATTGATGTCGCCGCACCAGACGCGATTAGGTGCGGCAGGGCTAAAATGCCGATTCTATAAGTTTGGCAATGGCGGACTGTTGTCTTCGTTTACCCGGTAGCGATATTTAACCGGCTGGCAACTTGTCAGTCCGCTTTCCTGCATCAGTCGCCGCGCCAATCACCGGCCTGCATCAACGCCACTCTGGCGCAGCATCTGGCTGATTGCCCGACTCCCCGCAGCGCCACGACTGGGAGCATGAAATGCTCTCACCCGACTTCGTAATTTAATTCTTTGCACATTAACAGGGCGCTTTATCTGCGCTTTAAGCCGCTGAGCTGCTGAGCTGCTGAATTTCACGTTGTTCAGGTGTAATCGCATTGCCTGTGGGCTCAATGCCCTGAAGTTCCTGCTTATAAAGCCGTATTCATTGCGCAAATGATCAAGGTTGGGTTCGAGCGCCTGCATAACTTCCCGGACATCTCGCTGATATTTAACAACCAGTTCGATAGCTTCGAGTTTGAACTCTGGAGAAAACATGCGTTTAGTCCGATACGTTTTGAGCACGCATCACCTCGTGTTCGCTGTTTTAACATTAACAGGATTTCGAGGTGTCCTGAATTATCGTTCTACTGCATGACCAACAATCAGGTGATCGAGCGTTTTCACATCAACCAGTCCCAGTATCACCTTCAGTTTGTCAGTCATCTGGCGATCAAGAATGCGTCAAAAAAAGGAGTATGCCGACCTAGAACCGGCGGTTAGCAATGAGCCGTCTTATTATCGAGTTCGGTGACCGCCTGAGCGATCACCTTTAATCCGGTGGCAGTTACACAGAATTTTTTACAGGATCTATACCAATCTTTAATTCTTAAGCTTGTTCCAGGGCATTTTGGAAAGCAAAACTGCCATTCCGCACCAACCACTTACACCAGAAAAAAGCAGGCCTGCACCGATAAATCCCGATAATAAAAAGAAGCTTTTATCTAGAGCGTATCCCATCGATACCCCTGTAAGGATAAGAATTCCAGCTACAATCTGAACTTGCCTCATGATTGGAAGAGGATATTTCTTGTCTTCAATCGTCGGAAGATTTGCACTTTTCCAGGCATTAATGCCACCAGACAACAATAAAACTGTTGCCGGGTCTGCTGTTCTGATTAGTGCATCTTCATTTTGAGCTGTGCGTGAGCCCGCTAAACAATGAAAAATAACAGGATGATTGACAGGCAGGTCTTTAATTTTTTTCCCCGACAAGATATCTGATAGTGGGAAAGAGATAGCTCCAGGAACGTGTTCACGAAGAAATTCAGCAGGCTCCCGAATGTCGATTAAAGTGCTGCCATTTTTCATGAGTTCATGTGCTTCCGCAGGACTTACAGTTCTTGTGCTCATTTTAAATCCTCAGGGCAGTAAATGTCCTTTAACGTTGCGATAACTTTCCGAATTGATTCATTTTTAATGAAATAATTTCTTCGTTGCTCATCTATGGAACATTCAATCAGATCCTCTTCCTTCATTCTCGCCAGATGCTGCGATGTGGCTGAAGGACTTAATCCTGTCAGTTTACTTAGATTACCTGCTGAAGTTCCTGGTGAGTCAATAAGAGTACAAAGGATCAATAGTCGGTTAACGTTACTCATGGACTTGAGAAGCTTCGTCGCCTGAGCCGCACTATCTTGCAAAAATTCAAAATCGGTATTTTTCATATGTTATTTTAGCTTTGTTTAATTTAATAAAATACTAAATTAAGTAAAGGCATAGAGCAAGAAAAGATTCATGAATAAACTGGTCACACCGTTCAATTTTTTTTTCATATGTTTAAGTGGTAATGAGGTTACCCTTAACTGTCCACAACTCATCACTTTCCGGTGACCACCTGCCTTTGCATAAGAAAAAACCGGCCTAGTCAGGTTTTAACGAAAGCGACGAGAGAAGAACAACAGACTGAATAATTAACTGAACTAATTCGCATTTAACTCACCGTTTTTCAGCGTGATGAGTTAACATTCCAACATCGAACTTTCCCAAATCTTACGGATTCCCGATGCGTCGACTGGTTGCTTTATTGCCCCTTATCGTGTTGCTGCAAGCGTGTAGCAGCAAGCCAGCCTCTTCCCTACCTTCAGACACTCCGTTTAAGCCGTCTGGCGGTTTTTTTAATTCCCCCTCAACCGGCTTTTTGAGCGGGGATTTTGCTCATAATCCAGACGTCGATCGCTTCGTGGATCATATGGTGAAAGAGTACGGATTCGAGCGCGAAAACCTGCACCGCGTGCTGGGGCAAGCGCAACGACTAGACAGCGTAATCCAACTGATGGATCGTCAGGCGCCCTCGCCGACCACCGCGCTCCCTTCCAATATCCCCAACGGCGCCTGGCTACGTTATCGCAAAAAGTTCATCACGCCCGACAACGTGCAAAATGGCGTGATGTTCTGGAACCAATATGAAGACGTCCTGAACCGGGCGTGGCAGATCTATGGCGTGCCGCCGGAAATCATCGTCGGGATTATTGGCGTAGAAACCCGCTGGGGCCGCATCATGGGTAAGACCCGTATTTTGGATGCGCTGGCCACCCTCTCCTTCGCCTACCCGCGCCGCGCCGCCTATTTCAAAGGCGAGCTGGAACAATTTCTGTTAATGGCGCGAGAAGACGGTTTTGATCCGCTGACGCTGCGCGGTTCTTACGCCGGCGCGATGGGATATGGGCAATTCATGCCTTCCGCCTTTAAGAGCTATGCCGTAGATTTTAATGGCGACGGCATTACCAACCTTTGGGACCCCGTTGACGCCATCGGGAGTGTCGCCAACTATTTCAAAGCTCACGGCTGGGTACGAAATGGTCAGGTAGCCGTCGCCGCTAACGGTCAGGCGTTGAATCTGGATACCGGTTTCAATACCCGCTACTCGCTGAGTACCCTGTCCGCCGCCGGCCTGTCGCCGCTCGAACCCTTGATCGGTGGCCACGAAGTCAGTCTGCTGCGTCTGGATATGGGGAATCGCTACCAGTATTGGTACGGACAACCCAACTTCTATACCATCACTCGCTATAACCACAGTACCCATTACGCGATGGTGGTTTGGCAGTTGGGCGAAGAGGTGAAAATCGCCCGGAGAAGTCAGCAGTAACAGCGTCTTTTATCCGCTTAACATTCTGAATTGGATGGCGGGGACAAAGGCACTTAGGTGATAGTTTCTTCGCTTGCAATGTAAAATCGGGTTTCCCGGAATGATTCCCTTGCGCCTGGTGACGTTGGCTGTTTTAGTGATAAGCATCGATTAAGGCTGGGGCAAAGACCTCGCATAACGGAAAGAGTGATATGACTAAGATTCGAGTTGGCGTGGTGTTCGGTGGTAAATCGGCAGAACACGAAGTTTCGCTGCAGTCCGCCAAAAACATCGTGGAAGCCATTGATAAGGATAAATTCGACGTCGTTCTGCTGGGTGTCGACAAGCAGGGTGAATGGCATATTAATGATGCCTCTAATTATCTGCTGAATGCAGAAAATCCGGCGAAGATAACCCTTAACCGTTCAAGTCAGCATGTTGCGCTGATCCCCGGTCAGGTTAGCCACCAGTTAATCGATACGCAAAGTGCGGATGCCCTGAACCAGATCGATGTGATCTTCCCGATCGTCCACGGCACGTTGGGAGAAGACGGTTCCCTGCAAGGACTGCTGCGGATGGCCAATATCCCGTTTGTCGGCAGCAGCGTACTGGGCTCGGCGGTCAGTATGGATAAGGATGTCACCAAACGGCTGTTACGAGACGCCGGGCTGCTGGTCGCACCGTTTGTGACGCTCACCCGCGCAAATCGTCGCCGTTTCGACTTCACCACGATCACCGCCAAGCTCGGCCTGCCGCTGTTTATCAAACCGGCCAATCAGGGATCTTCCGTCGGCGTCAGCAAAGTCAAAGACGAAGCGTCATTCCGACGCGCGGTCGATCTGGCGTTCAGCTATGACCATAAGGTGCTGGTGGAGTCCGCGATTGTCGGCCGTGAAATTGAATGCGCCGTACTCGGCAACGATTTTCCACAGGCCAGCGTGTGCGGAGAGATCGTGCTGCACGACGAGTTCTACTCCTACGATACCAAATACATTAATGAAGGTGGCGCAGGCGTCGCTATTCCGGCACCTCTGCCGGAAGTGACCGACGAGCGAATTAGGGCCGTTGCGCTGCGCGCTTTCCAGACGCTGGAGTGTCAGGGGATGGCGCGGGTCGATGTTTTCCTGACGCAGGATGACGAGATCATTATTAATGAAGTCAACACGCTGCCTGGTTTCACCAATATCAGTATGTATCCGAAGCTGTGGCAGGCGAGCGGTATTGGCTATACCGCGCTGATCACTCAGTTGATTGAGCTTGCGCTGGAGCGCTACACGCAGGACAACGCCCTGCAAAGCTCAGTACGCGACTGACGCTCATTTTCATCGGGCAAGGCGAAAAAAGTTTTGCCCGACTCGCCTTCCTGCCTCTATCGGCGTCATCGCGAAACGCGACTCATGACGCCGACCTTGTCTGGCCTCTGCGTTCATGACACAGCCAATATCCTTATCGCTCTGCACAGATCACGCCAGCTCATCATCTTACTGCTGCAAAGTCTCCTCGGCGGCGATTCTTTGGTAAAAAGCGACCCATTCATGCCGCTGCAGCTCGGCGATATACAGATTCTGACTGCCCAGCCGCTGAAATCCGCTTTTCAGCAGCACCTTGCCGGAAGCGATATTGCCATCTTTGTGACAACCATACAGCCGGTCCAGGCCGAGTTGCCCAAAAGCAAATTGACATATCGCCAGGCAGGCTTCAGTGCTATAGCCCCGCCCCCAATATTTCGTCCCCAGCCAGTAGCCGACCTCTGGGTAATGGCTATCCAGCGCCGACAGCGAAATCGCGCCCATAACTTCGACTTCCTGCCGCAGGCACAGGGCGAACGTCACACTTTTTCCGCTTTGCCAGTTATCCTCTAGAGACGCAATCCACGATCTTATCCGAGGTTTGGGACAGGGGTAAGGAATATGCACGGCCATAGCGGCAATGCTCGGGTCGCTTGCCAGCAATGCGAACAACACTTCAGCATCGGCATCCCGCAGCGGTCGCAGCGCCATACGCGGTGTATCAATGATCGGCTGTGGCCGCTTTTCTCTCGTCATAACATCTACCTTACGCGCGGTCTCCGAAGAAATGAACGGGACGCCGAGGATTCAGTGGAAAGCATGAAAAAACAGTTCCCGACGTCGTCGCAAGGATGAACGTTTTCGCCGGACCTGTTATGATCCAAAAATGATCCGTTCCGCTGTAACAATATTGCTACATACTGCCTGCAGTTGGAATTGAACAGATTTTTAAGACAACTCCGCGCATAAACGGCTGTATAACGATCAGTCCCAGCGGTGATAAAACCCGCCCCACAAGGTAATTCGCTCAGCAATTGAAGGTTAAGTCATGATCACCACCGACGGTAATAACGCAGTCGCATCCGTGGCCTGGCGAGCTAATGAAGTTATCGCCATTTACCCTATTACGCCCAGTTCGACCATGGCGGAGCAGGCAGCAGCCTGGTCCAGCGAAGGCCGCCGCAACCTGTGGGGAGACACGCCGCGCGTGATGGAAATGCAGTCGGAAGCCGGCGCCATCGCGACCGTGCACGGCGCACTGCAAACCGGGGCCCTGGCGACCTCTTTCACATCGTCACAGGGACTGTTGTTGATGATCCCGACGCTGTACAAACTGGCCGGACAGCTCACGCCCTTCGTCCTGCACGTCGCCGCCCGTACCGTAGCGACCCATGCGCTGTCCATTTTCTGCGACCATTCAGATGTCATGGCAGTACGTCAAACCGGCTGCGCCATGCTGTGCGCCAGCAACGTTCAGGAAGCGCAGGACTTCGCTCTGATTTCTCAGATGGCCAGTCTTAACAGCCGCTTGCCTTTTATTCATTTCTTTGATGGTTTCCGCACCTCCCACGAAATTAACAAGATCGAACCGCTTAGCGATGAACAAATTCTGCAACTGCTGCCGCAGAAGTCGATTGATGAGCATCGCGAGCGAGCGCTCACACCAGAGCGCCCTGTCATTCGCGGGACCGCGTCTAATCCGGATACCTTCTTCCAGGCGCGTGAAGCCACCAATACCTGGTACAACGATGCTTATCAGCATGTTGAACAGGCGATGAACGACTTCGCGACCGCGACCGGTCGTCAGTACCACCCGTTCAAGTACTACGGACATCCGGAAGCCACCCGCATCATCATCCTGATGGGATCCGGCGTCGGTACCAGCGAAGAAGTCATTGATACGTTGCTGACCCGCGGCGAAAAAGTCGGCGTGGTTAAAGTGCGCCTGTACCGCCCGTTCTCCGCCAAGCATCTTCTGGACGCGATCCCGCAGACCGCGCAGAACATTGCCGTACTGGACCGAACTAAAGAACCAGGTGCGCTGGCCGAGCCGCTGTATCTGGATGTGATGACCGCAATTGCCGAGGCTTTTTCGCGAGGTGAGCGCCCACTTATGCCCCGCGTGATCGGCGGACGCTATGGTCTGTCGTCTAAAGAATTTACGCCGCAGTGCGTCGAAGCCATATTCAAAGAGTTGGCGCTCGCTAACCCGCGCCCACGCTTCACGGTGGGTATCTACGACGACGTGACCCATTTGTCTCTGCCGCTGTCCGATCTGCCAATGCCGACGCAGGCATCGCACGAGGCGTTGTTCTACGGTCTGGGTAGCGATGGCACCGTATCGGCGACCAAGAACTCCATTAAAATCGTCGGTAACTCCACGCCAATGTTCGTGCAGGGCTACTTCGTGTATGACTCGAAGAAAGCCGGCAGCCTGACCGTATCGCATA
It encodes:
- a CDS encoding isochorismate synthase → MGIPFHHGSFLFSSTFCSLYAEGIFKTLPRPASDPVALCQDVAQAFEHARYAGITHPIVVGAIPFDVSQPSSLYIPQANHFLSREKFKQKLSAAPQMRLRVVARQPHPEREDFLAMVKSAVHAIRQGELQKIVLSRMQLLQVEEPLNTIALLATLAEQNPDGYYFHLPLASNRCLFGASPELLLRQEGRTIWTTPLAGTSRRGTDEQEDGDNRDRLLASRKDRKEHQLVIDEIRHMLAGYCSSLNIPQQPELLRTPNLWHLASPIEGQLKTGNSQSLSLACLLHPTPALCGVPMEKAFRLIRELEPFERGVFGGIVGWSDDEGNGEWAVTIRCGTSQQQNIQLYAGAGIVSDSDPTAEWLEIEAKMRTMLCALGQ
- a CDS encoding rhodanese family protein → MSTRTVSPAEAHELMKNGSTLIDIREPAEFLREHVPGAISFPLSDILSGKKIKDLPVNHPVIFHCLAGSRTAQNEDALIRTADPATVLLLSGGINAWKSANLPTIEDKKYPLPIMRQVQIVAGILILTGVSMGYALDKSFFLLSGFIGAGLLFSGVSGWCGMAVLLSKMPWNKLKN
- a CDS encoding ArsR/SmtB family transcription factor produces the protein MKNTDFEFLQDSAAQATKLLKSMSNVNRLLILCTLIDSPGTSAGNLSKLTGLSPSATSQHLARMKEEDLIECSIDEQRRNYFIKNESIRKVIATLKDIYCPEDLK
- the mltB gene encoding lytic murein transglycosylase B, which gives rise to MRRLVALLPLIVLLQACSSKPASSLPSDTPFKPSGGFFNSPSTGFLSGDFAHNPDVDRFVDHMVKEYGFERENLHRVLGQAQRLDSVIQLMDRQAPSPTTALPSNIPNGAWLRYRKKFITPDNVQNGVMFWNQYEDVLNRAWQIYGVPPEIIVGIIGVETRWGRIMGKTRILDALATLSFAYPRRAAYFKGELEQFLLMAREDGFDPLTLRGSYAGAMGYGQFMPSAFKSYAVDFNGDGITNLWDPVDAIGSVANYFKAHGWVRNGQVAVAANGQALNLDTGFNTRYSLSTLSAAGLSPLEPLIGGHEVSLLRLDMGNRYQYWYGQPNFYTITRYNHSTHYAMVVWQLGEEVKIARRSQQ
- the ddlA gene encoding D-alanine--D-alanine ligase, with amino-acid sequence MTKIRVGVVFGGKSAEHEVSLQSAKNIVEAIDKDKFDVVLLGVDKQGEWHINDASNYLLNAENPAKITLNRSSQHVALIPGQVSHQLIDTQSADALNQIDVIFPIVHGTLGEDGSLQGLLRMANIPFVGSSVLGSAVSMDKDVTKRLLRDAGLLVAPFVTLTRANRRRFDFTTITAKLGLPLFIKPANQGSSVGVSKVKDEASFRRAVDLAFSYDHKVLVESAIVGREIECAVLGNDFPQASVCGEIVLHDEFYSYDTKYINEGGAGVAIPAPLPEVTDERIRAVALRAFQTLECQGMARVDVFLTQDDEIIINEVNTLPGFTNISMYPKLWQASGIGYTALITQLIELALERYTQDNALQSSVRD
- a CDS encoding GNAT family N-acetyltransferase — translated: MTREKRPQPIIDTPRMALRPLRDADAEVLFALLASDPSIAAMAVHIPYPCPKPRIRSWIASLEDNWQSGKSVTFALCLRQEVEVMGAISLSALDSHYPEVGYWLGTKYWGRGYSTEACLAICQFAFGQLGLDRLYGCHKDGNIASGKVLLKSGFQRLGSQNLYIAELQRHEWVAFYQRIAAEETLQQ